In the genome of Mycobacterium kansasii ATCC 12478, one region contains:
- a CDS encoding type II toxin-antitoxin system VapC family toxin encodes MIYLDTSALTKLLIAEPETDELRNWLTVHTDQGEFAATSALSRVELMRVVARQGESGQAERARYLLDGLDILPLTAPVINLAETIGPATLRTLDAIHLAAATQIKRELTAFVTYDHRLLAGCLEVGLVTASPGAVR; translated from the coding sequence GTGATTTATCTGGACACGTCGGCTCTGACTAAGTTGCTCATCGCTGAACCGGAGACGGACGAACTGCGCAACTGGCTTACCGTGCACACAGACCAGGGCGAATTCGCGGCGACGAGCGCGCTCAGCCGGGTCGAGTTGATGAGAGTTGTTGCGCGGCAAGGGGAATCCGGCCAAGCTGAACGCGCGCGTTACCTACTGGACGGGCTCGACATTCTCCCGCTCACCGCGCCGGTGATCAATCTCGCCGAAACGATCGGCCCGGCTACCCTGCGCACGCTCGACGCGATTCACCTCGCAGCGGCAACGCAGATCAAGCGGGAGCTGACCGCGTTTGTGACCTATGACCACCGTTTGTTGGCCGGCTGCCTCGAGGTCGGGCTGGTGACCGCATCGCCCGGCGCAGTCCGCTAG
- the aroC gene encoding chorismate synthase — protein sequence MLRWITAGESHGRALVAVVEGMVAGVDVTSTEIADQLARRRLGYGRGARMTFERDAVTVLSGVRHGSTLGGPIAIEIGNTEWPKWETVMAADPVDPAQLQDGARNAPLTRPRPGHADYAGMLKFGFDDARPVLERASARETAARVAAATVARQFLKQALGVDVLSHVISIGPSAPYDGPPPGAEHLPAIDASPVRAFGKAAEQAMIAEIEAAKKDGDTLGGVVEVVALGLPVGLGSFTSGDNRLDSQLAAAVMGIQAIKGVEIGDGFETARRRGSRAHDEMYPGSDGVVRSTNRAGGLEGGMTNGQPLRVRAAMKPISTVPRALATVDLATGDEAVAIHQRSDVCAVPAAGVVAEAMVALVLARAALEKFGGDSLTETRRNIEAYQRAVADRQSPAARVSG from the coding sequence GTGTTGCGCTGGATCACCGCGGGTGAGTCCCATGGCCGGGCGTTGGTGGCCGTGGTCGAAGGCATGGTCGCCGGAGTGGACGTCACCTCGACCGAGATCGCCGACCAGTTGGCCCGTCGCCGGTTGGGCTACGGCCGCGGTGCGCGGATGACCTTCGAGCGCGACGCGGTGACCGTGTTGTCGGGCGTGCGCCACGGCAGCACGCTCGGCGGGCCCATCGCCATCGAGATCGGCAACACCGAATGGCCGAAGTGGGAAACCGTGATGGCCGCCGATCCCGTCGACCCGGCACAACTGCAGGATGGGGCCCGCAACGCGCCGCTCACCCGGCCGCGTCCGGGCCACGCCGACTACGCCGGCATGCTCAAGTTCGGCTTCGACGACGCCCGGCCGGTGCTCGAGCGGGCCAGTGCCCGCGAGACCGCCGCTCGCGTGGCAGCCGCAACCGTCGCGCGGCAGTTCCTCAAACAGGCGCTGGGTGTCGACGTGTTGTCCCATGTGATTTCGATCGGCCCGTCGGCGCCCTACGACGGCCCGCCGCCCGGGGCCGAACACCTGCCCGCCATCGATGCCAGCCCGGTCCGCGCGTTCGGCAAGGCTGCCGAGCAAGCGATGATCGCCGAGATCGAAGCGGCCAAGAAAGACGGTGACACCCTGGGCGGCGTGGTGGAGGTGGTGGCGCTGGGCCTGCCGGTGGGGTTGGGGTCGTTCACCAGCGGCGACAACCGGCTCGATAGCCAACTGGCCGCGGCCGTGATGGGCATCCAGGCGATCAAGGGTGTGGAGATCGGTGACGGGTTCGAGACCGCACGCCGTCGCGGCAGCCGCGCCCACGACGAGATGTACCCCGGGTCCGACGGTGTGGTCCGCTCCACCAACCGGGCCGGTGGGCTCGAAGGCGGGATGACCAACGGCCAGCCGCTGCGGGTGCGCGCCGCGATGAAGCCCATCTCCACCGTGCCGCGGGCGCTGGCCACCGTCGACCTGGCCACCGGCGACGAGGCCGTCGCCATCCACCAGCGCTCCGACGTGTGCGCGGTACCGGCCGCCGGAGTGGTGGCCGAGGCGATGGTGGCGCTGGTGCTGGCGCGCGCGGCCCTGGAGAAATTCGGCGGCGATTCGCTGACCGAGACGCGCCGCAACATCGAGGCCTACCAGCGCGCGGTCGCTGACCGCCAGTCACCGGCCGCGCGGGTGTCGGGATAG
- a CDS encoding shikimate kinase produces the protein MAPLAVLVGLPGSGKSTIGRRLAKALGVGLLDTDAAIEQQTGRSIADIFATDGEQEFRRIEEDVVRAALADHDGVLSLGGGAVTSPGVCAALAGQTVVYLEINAAEGVRRTGGNTARPLLAGPDRAEKYRSLMAKRIPLYRRVATIRVDTNRRNPGAVVRYIMSRLQTPSQTPTQAAT, from the coding sequence ATGGCACCACTAGCGGTACTCGTGGGACTGCCGGGATCCGGCAAGTCCACCATCGGCCGGCGGTTGGCCAAAGCCCTCGGGGTCGGTCTCCTCGACACCGACGCAGCCATCGAGCAACAGACCGGGCGCAGCATCGCCGACATCTTCGCCACCGACGGGGAGCAGGAGTTCCGGCGCATCGAGGAAGACGTGGTGCGCGCGGCACTCGCCGACCACGACGGAGTGCTGTCGCTGGGCGGCGGCGCGGTCACCAGTCCGGGCGTGTGCGCGGCGCTGGCCGGTCAGACCGTCGTCTACCTGGAGATCAATGCTGCCGAGGGGGTGCGGCGCACCGGCGGTAACACCGCGCGGCCGTTGCTGGCCGGGCCCGACCGCGCCGAGAAGTACCGTTCGCTGATGGCCAAACGGATTCCGCTGTACCGCCGGGTCGCGACCATCCGGGTCGACACCAACCGCCGCAATCCCGGCGCGGTGGTGCGCTACATCATGTCGCGCCTGCAGACGCCCAGCCAGACACCCACTCAGGCGGCAACATGA